One window of the Magnolia sinica isolate HGM2019 chromosome 19, MsV1, whole genome shotgun sequence genome contains the following:
- the LOC131235640 gene encoding bidirectional sugar transporter SWEET6b-like, giving the protein MANPLQTGGMVVGIIGNIISLCLFFSPLPTFIKICKKKSVEEYKPYPYLATLLNCMLWVFYGTPLVSPNSLLVLSINIIGVGFEATYLIIYFMYGNNKQRLKALLILMVELMFVTVVVALVLTLIHTYSKRTLIVGILCVIFGTCMYASPLLVMKMVVATKSVEFMPLTLSLASFFNGICWTIYALLDFDLFVLIPNGLGTIFAVAQLILYACYYKSTPKGDEDISRQVQLTAITTSTD; this is encoded by the exons atGGCTAATCCTTTACAGACAGGTGGGATGGTTGTCGGCATCATCG GAAATATTATATCCTTATGCCTATTCTTTTCTCCATT GCCAACGTTTATCAAAATATGCAAGAAGAAATCGGTTGAGGAGTACAAACCATATCCATATCTAGCAACCTTGCTCAATTGTATGTTATGGGTGTTCTATGGGACTCCTTTGGTGAGCCCTAATAGCTTGCTTGTGCTCTCCATTAATATAATTGGAGTCGGATTCGAAGCCACTTATCTCATCATCTACTTCATGTATGGCAATAATAAACAGAGG CTGAAGGCACTTctaattttaatggttgaattgaTGTTCGTGACTGTGGTGGTTGCCCTTGTGCTAACCCTTATTCACACCTACTCAAAGCGGACATTGATTGTCGGGATCTTGTGCGTCATCTTTGGCACTTGCATGTATGCTTCCCCACTCTTGGTCATG AAAATGGTTGTAGCTACAAAGAGTGTAGAATTCATGCCGTTGACTCTCTCTCTCGCTTCCTTCTTCAATGGAATATGTTGGACGATTTATGCCCTCCTCGATTTCGACCTCTTTGTCTTG ATACCGAATGGATTGGGTACGATTTTTGCTGTGGCTCAGTTAATACTATACGCATGCTACTATAAGTCGACTCCCAAAGGCGATGAAGATATATCCAGACAAGTACAGTTGACTGCCATCACCACTTCTACTGATTAG